From Streptomyces chrestomyceticus JCM 4735, one genomic window encodes:
- a CDS encoding carbohydrate ABC transporter permease has protein sequence MTVPAVRAAHPVRPAGPSGGAPGRRRGGRGGRDGRDGRRGGRWGVHAFLLAVSLAFLAPLLLAVYASLRPYEETARDGYFSLPSRLSFDYYRQAFTDSGMGRYFLNTLLIAVPGVLITLFLASFTAFAVARLRLRGSLLLLMFFTAGNLLPQQVIVTPLYVLFTKVPLPYWLSDSLTLYDSLWAVLLVQIAFQLGFCVFVLANFMRTLPREILEAAVVDGAGVWTRYRHVTLPLCRPALAALGTLQFTWMYNDFLWGLVFLSDGDKLPVTSALNNLRGQFFTDYNLLAAGSVIVALPTIVVFLLLQRHFIAGLTLGANKG, from the coding sequence ATGACCGTGCCCGCCGTACGGGCCGCGCACCCGGTACGCCCCGCCGGGCCGTCCGGTGGCGCACCCGGCCGCCGCCGGGGTGGCCGGGGCGGCAGAGACGGCAGAGACGGCCGCCGGGGCGGCCGCTGGGGTGTGCACGCCTTTCTGCTCGCCGTCTCGCTCGCCTTCCTCGCGCCGCTGCTGCTGGCCGTGTACGCGTCGCTGCGCCCGTACGAGGAGACCGCCAGGGACGGGTACTTCTCCCTGCCGAGCCGGCTCTCCTTCGACTATTACCGGCAGGCGTTCACCGATTCCGGCATGGGCCGGTATTTCCTGAACACCCTCCTGATCGCGGTGCCGGGCGTCCTGATCACGCTCTTCCTCGCGTCCTTCACCGCCTTCGCCGTGGCCCGGCTGCGGCTGCGCGGCTCACTGCTCCTGCTGATGTTCTTCACGGCCGGGAACCTGCTGCCGCAACAGGTCATCGTCACGCCGCTCTACGTGCTCTTCACCAAGGTGCCGCTGCCCTACTGGCTGTCCGACTCGCTCACGCTCTACGACTCCCTGTGGGCCGTGCTCTTGGTGCAGATCGCCTTCCAACTCGGCTTCTGCGTCTTCGTGCTGGCGAATTTCATGCGGACCCTGCCACGGGAAATCCTGGAGGCCGCGGTGGTCGACGGCGCCGGGGTGTGGACGCGCTACCGGCACGTGACGCTGCCGCTGTGCCGGCCCGCCCTCGCCGCGCTGGGCACGCTGCAATTCACCTGGATGTACAACGACTTCCTGTGGGGCCTGGTCTTCCTCTCCGACGGCGACAAACTCCCGGTCACTTCGGCCCTGAACAATCTGCGCGGTCAGTTCTTCACGGACTACAACCTGCTGGCGGCGGGCTCGGTCATCGTCGCCCTCCCCACGATCGTGGTCTTCCTGCTCCTGCAACGGCACTTCATCGCGGGCCTGACCCTGGGCGCGAACAAGGGGTGA
- a CDS encoding serine/threonine-protein kinase has protein sequence MTGRLLGGRYRVTGQIGRGGMGVVCRAVDEVLGREVAVKVLRAYTDASAPELADLRTRMQREARAAARVRHPGVVTVHDVIDEGGRPVIVMELVDGPSLDDALDRGGPMDPREIAAIGAKVMDALDAAHQVGVLHRDVKPGNVLLERRPRSAGRPDTGVGRVVLTDFGIASIEAPDDGASTHLTRSGELVGSLDYLPPERAQGQPPSPASDIWSLGMTLYAAVEGSGAPFRRTSVWSTLTAIVSEPLPEPRRAGPLTPVLHALMAKDPAARPSAAEARALLTAVADGRDTVRLGLGTEVGAGTGTDTDTGAGTEPGTGTGTEPGTGPGTSWTPTAADVRAASAPSPSPSPSGSQAPTGPVSGQSPTGPVSGRAPTGPAPAPAANLGERETSAVAATGTASPASGRGRRTCMLAAAVAAVLVAGGGVTYGLMARDSGGTVAERRPGAPPQEQAARAGASGTPEETGAVEPGGKATGKGGSGRSAAPAISGEPSKSAASGKPKPGGGGDPGDGKGGDGGAAPGGTGGGGDGGAGAGGGSASGGGAAASGGGATGGTGGAPEPSSCAPIGGGKVNCLVWRTAASYTGSFQQVGTLNAGTNYFYCQANLGRRESYGRWTNTWWAKTDDDSGNSGVYVSAVYLKGGRNDAPVPGLPTC, from the coding sequence TTGACCGGGCGGCTGCTCGGCGGGCGGTACCGGGTCACCGGGCAGATCGGGCGCGGCGGCATGGGCGTCGTCTGCCGGGCGGTGGACGAGGTGCTGGGCCGGGAGGTCGCCGTGAAGGTGCTGCGCGCCTACACCGACGCGTCCGCGCCGGAACTGGCCGACCTGCGGACCCGGATGCAGCGCGAGGCCCGGGCCGCGGCCCGGGTCCGGCACCCCGGCGTGGTCACCGTGCACGACGTGATCGACGAGGGCGGGCGTCCCGTCATCGTCATGGAACTGGTCGACGGCCCGTCGCTGGACGACGCGCTCGACCGGGGCGGCCCCATGGACCCGCGCGAGATCGCCGCCATCGGCGCCAAGGTGATGGACGCGCTGGACGCCGCCCACCAGGTGGGCGTCCTGCACCGGGACGTCAAGCCCGGCAACGTCCTGCTGGAGCGCCGGCCGCGGAGCGCGGGCCGCCCGGACACCGGGGTGGGCCGCGTGGTGCTCACCGACTTCGGCATCGCCAGCATCGAGGCGCCCGACGACGGGGCGAGCACCCACCTCACCCGCAGCGGCGAACTCGTCGGCTCGCTCGACTACCTGCCGCCCGAGCGCGCCCAGGGGCAGCCGCCGTCGCCCGCCTCGGACATCTGGTCGCTGGGCATGACGCTGTACGCGGCGGTGGAGGGCAGCGGCGCGCCGTTCCGCCGGACGTCGGTCTGGTCGACCCTGACGGCGATCGTCTCCGAACCGCTGCCCGAGCCGCGCCGGGCCGGGCCGCTGACGCCCGTACTGCACGCGCTGATGGCCAAGGACCCGGCCGCCCGGCCGAGCGCGGCCGAGGCGCGGGCCCTGCTGACGGCGGTGGCCGACGGGCGTGACACGGTGCGGTTGGGGTTGGGGACGGAGGTGGGTGCGGGAACCGGTACGGATACGGATACGGGTGCGGGTACCGAGCCGGGTACAGGTACGGGTACAGAACCGGGTACCGGCCCGGGTACGTCGTGGACGCCGACCGCGGCGGACGTCCGGGCGGCATCGGCGCCCTCGCCGTCACCGTCGCCGTCGGGCAGTCAGGCCCCCACCGGGCCGGTCAGTGGCCAGTCGCCCACCGGACCGGTCAGCGGCCGAGCACCCACCGGACCGGCCCCGGCCCCCGCCGCGAACCTGGGAGAGCGGGAGACCAGCGCCGTGGCGGCCACCGGCACCGCCTCGCCTGCCTCCGGGCGCGGACGCCGTACCTGCATGCTCGCCGCCGCCGTGGCCGCCGTCCTGGTGGCGGGCGGGGGAGTGACGTACGGGCTGATGGCCCGGGACTCCGGCGGTACGGTCGCGGAGCGGCGGCCCGGTGCGCCTCCGCAGGAGCAGGCCGCGCGGGCGGGCGCGTCGGGCACGCCGGAGGAGACCGGGGCCGTGGAGCCGGGTGGCAAGGCGACGGGGAAGGGCGGGAGCGGGCGGAGCGCGGCGCCCGCCATCTCGGGCGAGCCGTCGAAGAGCGCCGCGTCCGGGAAGCCGAAGCCCGGTGGCGGCGGTGACCCCGGCGACGGCAAGGGCGGCGACGGGGGAGCGGCGCCCGGCGGTACGGGCGGCGGGGGCGACGGCGGGGCGGGCGCGGGCGGCGGGTCCGCGTCCGGCGGCGGTGCTGCCGCCTCGGGCGGCGGCGCCACCGGCGGGACCGGTGGCGCACCGGAGCCCAGCTCGTGCGCGCCGATCGGCGGCGGCAAGGTCAACTGCCTGGTGTGGCGCACGGCCGCTTCGTACACCGGCTCCTTCCAGCAGGTCGGCACGTTGAACGCGGGCACCAACTACTTCTACTGCCAGGCGAACCTGGGCCGCCGGGAGTCGTACGGCCGGTGGACCAACACCTGGTGGGCGAAGACGGACGACGACAGCGGCAACAGCGGTGTGTACGTCAGCGCCGTCTACCTCAAGGGCGGCCGGAACGACGCGCCGGTCCCCGGCCTGCCGACCTGCTGA
- a CDS encoding ABC transporter substrate-binding protein: protein MPRRSLLRGMAAGAGAVALPSLLAACGDGPGDGVTLGSNASDTVPKRAYADAFAAYEKKSKKPVKVNTVNHENFQENINRYLQGTPDDVFTWFAGYRMQYFARKGLLADISDLWRKFEGFSDAVRKQSTGEDGKQYFVPYYYYPWAVFHRKSVFRTRGYEIPENFDQYRALARQMQKDGLTPFAFGDKEGWPAMGTFDYLDMRANGYDFHIALMRGEKSWTSPQVRQVFDLWRSLLPYHQKGANGRTWQEAAQSLQGKKAGMAVLGLQHPGQPFTSENRADLDLFPFPEIDPAFGKEAVEAPMDGFLMAKKARHREAARDLLAFLATPQAELAYLKRDPNNVAANGGAGTQSYDALQKKAVRLVAGARQISQFMDRDTRPDFASTVLIQALQQFIGDPDDIDGLVNSIERQKKQIFAAD, encoded by the coding sequence GTGCCCCGGCGGTCCCTGCTGCGGGGCATGGCGGCCGGTGCGGGGGCGGTCGCGCTGCCGTCGCTGCTCGCCGCCTGCGGCGACGGTCCAGGCGACGGCGTCACCCTGGGGTCCAACGCCTCCGACACGGTGCCCAAACGCGCGTACGCCGACGCCTTCGCGGCGTACGAGAAGAAGTCGAAGAAGCCGGTGAAGGTCAACACGGTCAACCACGAGAACTTCCAGGAGAACATCAACCGTTACCTCCAGGGCACGCCCGATGACGTCTTCACGTGGTTCGCCGGATACCGGATGCAGTACTTCGCGCGAAAGGGCCTGCTCGCCGACATCAGTGATCTCTGGAGGAAGTTCGAAGGGTTCTCCGACGCGGTGCGGAAACAGTCCACGGGCGAGGACGGCAAGCAGTACTTCGTGCCGTACTACTACTACCCGTGGGCGGTCTTCCACAGGAAGAGCGTTTTCCGGACGCGGGGTTACGAGATCCCGGAGAACTTCGATCAATACCGCGCGCTCGCCCGGCAGATGCAGAAGGACGGCCTCACCCCGTTCGCCTTCGGCGACAAGGAAGGCTGGCCCGCCATGGGCACCTTCGACTACCTCGACATGCGGGCCAACGGGTACGACTTCCACATCGCCCTGATGCGCGGCGAGAAATCCTGGACCAGCCCGCAGGTACGGCAGGTCTTCGACCTCTGGCGGAGCCTGCTGCCGTACCACCAGAAAGGTGCCAACGGCCGGACCTGGCAGGAGGCGGCGCAGTCCCTCCAGGGGAAGAAAGCCGGTATGGCGGTCCTCGGACTGCAGCACCCCGGCCAGCCGTTCACCTCGGAGAACCGCGCGGACCTGGACCTCTTCCCGTTCCCCGAGATCGACCCGGCCTTCGGGAAAGAGGCGGTCGAGGCGCCGATGGACGGCTTCCTGATGGCGAAGAAGGCGCGACACCGGGAAGCCGCCCGTGACCTGCTCGCCTTCCTCGCCACACCCCAGGCCGAACTGGCCTACCTGAAGCGGGACCCGAACAATGTCGCGGCCAACGGCGGGGCCGGCACGCAGTCGTACGACGCCCTGCAGAAGAAAGCCGTCCGGCTGGTGGCCGGCGCCCGGCAGATCTCGCAGTTCATGGACCGCGACACCCGCCCCGATTTCGCCTCGACCGTACTGATCCAGGCGCTCCAGCAGTTCATCGGCGACCCGGACGACATCGACGGCCTGGTCAACAGCATCGAACGGCAGAAGAAACAGATATTCGCCGCGGACTGA
- a CDS encoding NPCBM/NEW2 domain-containing protein, whose amino-acid sequence MRPHTPLTTRRARRRVVAALSAALLCSAGVTALPATARPAGAADRPADSTSTAAASAGTAASAAPRLPDGLARTPPMGFNNWNSTHCGADFNEAMIKGIADIFVAKGLKAAGYEYVNLDDCWAKKDRDANGKLVPDTTRFPNGIKAVADYVHSKGLKFGIYTSAGTTTCAQAMPGALGHEYSDAQQFADWGVDYLKYDNCNNQGVDAKKRYITMRDALKATGRPIVYSICEWGENKPWEWAADVGHLWRTTGDISDVWDSMVSIFKANAPLAPYAGPGHWNDPDMLEVGNGGMTDTEYRSHFSLWSMMAAPLLIGADLRTASQATFDILDNREVVALDQDPLGKQAQVLKSEGGRWVLSKPLANGDRAVALFNETDRPQHITTTAQEAGLPQASGYRLRDLWKDENTHTAGEIAGTVPAHGTLLYRVAADRHWAQYPPALDTAADGVAPIEVGKEVRTATLTRNLGRTPALDVKVDFKGPQGWRVEPVTSTSAQVLPPGKELATAWKISPLAGTKPGPYELTLTTDYHSTRGQRVTLTLPFAVTAVQAPPAGTSYASDLTWLSATNGYGPVEKDMSVGGQRPGDGTPITIGGVPYAKGLGTHAPSQITYYTGGKCSAFSAQVGVDDETGDQGTVTFEVWADGQKVAESGKLAGTDPAKAISAAVTGAGTVRLVVQDAGDGFFYDHGDWADAKFTC is encoded by the coding sequence ATGCGCCCGCACACCCCCCTCACCACCCGCCGCGCCCGGCGAAGAGTCGTCGCGGCGCTGTCCGCGGCGCTGCTGTGCTCGGCCGGCGTGACGGCCCTGCCCGCCACGGCCCGCCCGGCCGGCGCCGCCGACCGCCCGGCCGACTCCACATCCACCGCTGCCGCCTCCGCCGGAACAGCCGCGTCCGCCGCCCCGCGACTGCCCGACGGCCTGGCCAGGACGCCTCCCATGGGCTTCAACAACTGGAACTCCACCCACTGCGGAGCCGACTTCAACGAGGCGATGATCAAGGGAATCGCCGACATCTTCGTCGCGAAGGGGCTGAAGGCCGCCGGTTACGAGTACGTGAACCTGGACGACTGCTGGGCCAAGAAGGACCGGGACGCGAACGGAAAACTGGTCCCGGACACCACCCGCTTCCCCAACGGCATCAAGGCCGTGGCCGACTACGTCCACTCCAAGGGCCTGAAGTTCGGCATCTACACCAGCGCCGGCACCACGACGTGTGCGCAGGCGATGCCCGGCGCGCTGGGCCATGAGTACTCCGACGCCCAGCAGTTCGCCGACTGGGGAGTGGACTACCTGAAATACGACAACTGCAACAACCAGGGGGTGGACGCGAAGAAGCGCTACATCACCATGCGCGACGCCCTGAAGGCGACGGGCCGCCCCATCGTCTACAGCATTTGCGAGTGGGGCGAGAACAAGCCGTGGGAGTGGGCGGCGGACGTCGGGCACCTGTGGCGCACCACCGGTGACATCAGTGACGTGTGGGACAGCATGGTCTCGATCTTCAAGGCGAACGCGCCGCTGGCGCCGTACGCCGGTCCCGGCCACTGGAACGACCCCGACATGCTGGAGGTCGGCAACGGCGGGATGACGGACACCGAGTACCGCAGCCACTTCTCGCTGTGGTCGATGATGGCCGCGCCGCTGCTGATCGGCGCCGACCTGCGCACGGCGTCGCAGGCGACCTTCGACATCCTCGACAACCGCGAGGTCGTCGCGCTCGACCAGGACCCGCTGGGCAAGCAGGCCCAGGTGCTGAAGTCCGAGGGCGGCCGCTGGGTCCTGAGCAAGCCGCTGGCCAACGGTGACCGGGCGGTGGCCCTGTTCAACGAGACCGACCGGCCGCAGCACATCACCACCACGGCCCAGGAGGCGGGCCTGCCGCAGGCGAGCGGCTACCGGCTGCGCGACCTGTGGAAGGACGAGAACACCCACACCGCCGGTGAGATCGCCGGGACCGTACCGGCGCACGGCACGCTGCTGTACCGCGTCGCCGCCGACCGGCACTGGGCGCAGTACCCGCCGGCCCTCGACACCGCGGCGGACGGCGTCGCGCCGATCGAGGTCGGCAAGGAGGTCCGGACCGCCACCCTCACCCGCAACCTGGGCCGCACCCCCGCGCTGGACGTCAAGGTCGACTTCAAGGGCCCGCAGGGCTGGCGCGTCGAGCCGGTCACGTCCACCAGCGCCCAGGTCCTGCCCCCGGGCAAGGAGCTGGCCACCGCCTGGAAGATCTCGCCCCTCGCGGGGACCAAGCCCGGACCGTACGAGCTGACGCTGACCACCGACTACCACTCGACGCGCGGGCAACGGGTGACCCTGACCCTGCCGTTCGCGGTCACCGCCGTCCAGGCGCCGCCCGCCGGCACCTCGTACGCCAGCGACCTGACCTGGCTCTCCGCCACCAACGGCTACGGGCCGGTGGAGAAGGACATGAGCGTGGGCGGGCAGCGGCCCGGTGACGGGACGCCGATCACCATCGGCGGCGTGCCGTACGCCAAGGGCCTGGGCACCCACGCGCCCAGCCAGATCACGTACTACACCGGCGGGAAGTGCTCGGCGTTCAGCGCGCAGGTCGGCGTGGACGACGAGACCGGCGACCAGGGGACGGTCACCTTCGAGGTGTGGGCCGACGGGCAGAAGGTCGCCGAGAGCGGCAAGCTGGCCGGCACCGACCCGGCGAAGGCGATCAGCGCCGCGGTCACCGGGGCGGGCACCGTACGGCTGGTCGTGCAGGACGCCGGTGACGGCTTCTTCTACGACCACGGTGACTGGGCCGACGCGAAGTTCACCTGCTGA
- a CDS encoding carbohydrate ABC transporter permease, with translation MPKTAPRRARRRGPRRHTRRDRAVLCVLLGLPILLDLVLVWGPTMASVGLSFTDWDGVGDITWAGLGNYAHLFTDYPQFWPAVRNNLLWLAALGLLATPFGLLLAALIDRGVRFSRFYQSTLYMPVVLSLAVVGFIAQLILSRDQGALNALLGGGKDPVDWLGDPDLNIWMILLAACWRHTGYVMILYLAGLKSVDPTLKEAAAIDGATERQTFFRVVLPALRPVNVIVGVITVVEALRAFDIVYAVNKGRNGLELLSVLVTDNIVGEASRIGFGSAIAVVLLLVSLGFIVTYLVQELRGEERR, from the coding sequence ATGCCGAAGACCGCGCCGCGCCGCGCCCGGCGCCGGGGCCCGCGGCGCCACACCCGCCGCGACCGCGCCGTCCTGTGCGTCCTGCTGGGCCTGCCGATCCTGCTCGACCTCGTCCTGGTGTGGGGCCCGACCATGGCCTCCGTCGGCCTGTCCTTCACCGACTGGGACGGCGTCGGCGACATCACCTGGGCCGGCCTCGGCAATTACGCCCACCTCTTCACCGATTACCCGCAATTCTGGCCGGCGGTCCGCAACAACCTGCTGTGGCTCGCCGCCCTCGGCCTGCTGGCCACACCGTTCGGTCTGCTGCTCGCCGCGCTCATCGACCGCGGCGTGCGGTTCAGCCGTTTCTACCAGTCCACCCTCTACATGCCGGTGGTGCTCTCGCTCGCCGTCGTCGGCTTCATCGCCCAGCTCATCCTCTCCCGGGACCAGGGCGCCCTGAACGCCCTGCTGGGCGGGGGGAAGGACCCGGTCGACTGGCTCGGCGACCCGGACCTGAACATCTGGATGATCCTGCTGGCCGCCTGCTGGCGGCACACCGGGTACGTCATGATCCTGTACCTCGCCGGGCTGAAGTCGGTGGACCCGACGCTCAAGGAGGCCGCGGCCATCGACGGGGCCACCGAGCGGCAGACGTTCTTCCGGGTCGTGCTGCCGGCGCTGCGCCCGGTCAACGTCATCGTCGGCGTCATCACCGTCGTCGAGGCACTGCGCGCCTTCGACATCGTCTACGCCGTCAACAAGGGCCGGAACGGCCTGGAACTGCTGTCCGTCCTGGTGACCGACAACATCGTCGGCGAGGCGAGCCGCATCGGCTTCGGGTCGGCCATCGCCGTCGTCCTGCTGCTGGTCTCCCTCGGGTTCATCGTCACCTATCTCGTCCAGGAACTGAGGGGGGAGGAGCGCCGATGA
- a CDS encoding dipeptidase, with protein MPDSPLAHTVAALQPRARTELAELVAFKSVADPAQFPRSECEAAAEWVAGALRSEGFTDVALLDTPDGTQSVYGFLPGPAGAPTVLLYAHYDVQPPLDEAAWISPPFELTERDGRWYGRGAADCKGGLIMHLTALRALKEHGGVPVNVKVIVEGSEEQGTGGLEQYAEAHPELLTADTIVIGDTGNFRVGLPTVTATLRGMTLVRVQVDTLEGNLHSGQFGGAAPDALAALIRILDSLRAEDGSTVVDGLEADACWDGLQYAEEEFRKDAKVLDGVGLTGSGTVADRIWARPAVTVLGIDCPPVVGATPSVQAGARALVSLRIPPGTDAVKASELLTAHLEKAAPWGARVTVEQIGQGQAFRADTDSPAYASMAEAMREAYDGTEMQTSGMGGSIPLCNTLAALYPQAEILLIGLSEPEAQIHAVNESVSPEELERLSLAEALFLQRYARQYEAAGS; from the coding sequence ATGCCTGACAGCCCGCTCGCGCACACCGTCGCCGCGCTGCAGCCCCGGGCCAGGACCGAGCTGGCCGAGCTGGTGGCCTTCAAGTCGGTCGCCGACCCGGCGCAGTTCCCCCGCAGCGAGTGCGAGGCCGCCGCCGAGTGGGTGGCGGGCGCGCTGCGGTCCGAGGGCTTCACCGACGTGGCCCTGCTGGACACCCCGGACGGCACCCAGTCCGTGTACGGCTTCCTGCCGGGCCCGGCCGGCGCGCCGACCGTGCTGCTGTACGCGCACTACGACGTGCAGCCGCCGCTGGACGAGGCCGCCTGGATATCGCCGCCGTTCGAGCTGACCGAGCGGGACGGCCGCTGGTACGGGCGCGGGGCCGCGGACTGCAAGGGCGGCCTGATCATGCACCTGACGGCGCTGCGGGCGCTCAAGGAGCACGGCGGCGTCCCGGTCAACGTCAAGGTGATCGTGGAGGGCTCCGAGGAGCAGGGCACCGGCGGGCTGGAGCAGTACGCGGAGGCCCACCCCGAGCTGCTGACCGCCGACACCATCGTGATCGGTGACACCGGCAACTTCCGGGTCGGCCTGCCGACGGTGACCGCGACGCTGCGCGGCATGACGCTGGTCCGGGTCCAGGTGGACACCCTGGAGGGCAACCTCCACTCCGGCCAGTTCGGCGGCGCGGCGCCGGACGCGCTGGCGGCGCTGATCCGCATCCTGGACTCGCTGCGCGCGGAGGACGGCTCGACGGTCGTCGACGGCCTGGAGGCCGACGCGTGCTGGGACGGCCTGCAGTACGCGGAGGAGGAGTTCCGCAAGGACGCCAAGGTGCTGGACGGTGTCGGGCTGACCGGCAGCGGCACGGTCGCCGACCGGATCTGGGCCCGCCCCGCCGTCACCGTCCTCGGCATCGACTGCCCGCCGGTGGTCGGCGCCACGCCGTCCGTGCAGGCGGGCGCGCGGGCGCTGGTGAGCCTGCGGATCCCGCCGGGCACGGACGCCGTGAAGGCGTCCGAGCTGCTCACCGCGCACCTGGAGAAGGCCGCCCCGTGGGGCGCGCGGGTCACCGTCGAGCAGATCGGGCAGGGTCAGGCGTTCCGCGCGGACACCGACAGCCCGGCGTACGCGTCGATGGCGGAGGCGATGCGGGAGGCGTACGACGGCACCGAGATGCAGACGTCCGGCATGGGCGGTTCGATCCCGCTGTGCAACACCCTCGCCGCGCTCTACCCGCAGGCCGAGATCCTGCTCATCGGCCTCAGCGAGCCGGAGGCGCAGATCCACGCGGTCAACGAGAGCGTCTCGCCGGAGGAGCTGGAGCGCCTCTCGCTGGCCGAGGCGCTGTTCCTCCAGCGGTACGCGCGGCAGTACGAGGCCGCCGGTAGCTGA
- a CDS encoding NUDIX hydrolase: MIVWLNGASGAGKSTAARHLLDLLPGSTLYDPELVGSELRLMLPAARLEQVGDYQDLPSWRRLVVDTAAALLNEVPGPLVTPMPLLRQEYRDEIFGGLASRRVPVRHVLLHAEETILRERADRRAGRAGGAPADAAAQGRCRAHLEAYEDALGWLKQDAHVIDTARLTPRETAERIADAVHAGAGACDIVQTPEPTAETLAAGVLLFDDADRVLLVDPTYKPGWEFPGGVVEPGEPPARAGLREVTEELGIRLDNAPRLLVLDWEPPKPPGFGGLRMLFDGGRLAGEQIRDLLLPGPELRDWRFATEAEAADMLPPVRWNRLRWALRAREQGRPLNLEAGVPVG, from the coding sequence GTGATCGTCTGGCTGAACGGCGCGTCCGGTGCGGGAAAGTCCACCGCGGCCCGGCACCTGCTGGACCTGCTTCCCGGCAGCACGCTCTACGACCCCGAGCTGGTCGGCAGCGAGCTGCGGCTGATGCTGCCCGCCGCCCGGCTGGAGCAGGTCGGCGACTACCAGGATCTGCCGTCCTGGCGCCGGCTCGTCGTGGACACGGCCGCCGCGCTGCTCAACGAGGTGCCGGGGCCGCTCGTCACCCCGATGCCGCTGCTGCGCCAGGAGTACCGGGACGAGATATTCGGCGGCCTCGCCTCGCGCCGGGTGCCCGTACGCCATGTTCTGCTGCACGCGGAGGAAACGATCCTCCGCGAGCGTGCGGACCGGCGCGCGGGCCGTGCCGGGGGCGCGCCGGCCGACGCGGCGGCGCAGGGCCGGTGCCGGGCGCACCTGGAGGCGTACGAGGACGCGCTCGGCTGGCTCAAACAGGACGCGCACGTCATCGACACGGCCCGGCTGACACCGCGGGAGACCGCCGAACGGATCGCGGACGCCGTCCACGCCGGTGCCGGGGCCTGCGACATCGTGCAGACACCGGAGCCCACGGCGGAGACCCTCGCGGCCGGTGTGCTGCTCTTCGACGACGCCGACCGGGTCCTGCTGGTGGACCCGACGTACAAGCCGGGCTGGGAGTTCCCCGGCGGCGTCGTGGAACCGGGTGAGCCGCCGGCCCGCGCGGGACTGCGCGAGGTCACCGAGGAACTGGGCATCCGGCTGGACAACGCGCCACGGCTGCTGGTGCTGGACTGGGAACCGCCGAAGCCGCCCGGCTTCGGCGGACTGCGGATGCTCTTCGACGGCGGTCGGCTGGCGGGCGAGCAGATCCGGGACCTGCTGCTGCCGGGGCCCGAGCTGCGGGACTGGCGGTTCGCCACCGAGGCCGAGGCGGCGGACATGCTGCCCCCGGTGCGCTGGAACCGGCTGCGCTGGGCCCTGCGCGCACGCGAACAAGGACGCCCGCTCAATCTTGAGGCGGGCGTCCCTGTGGGGTGA
- a CDS encoding geranylgeranyl reductase family protein — MSSDSAAEGNQQVWDVVVVGAGPAGASAAYAAACTGRRVLLLEKAELPRYKTCGGGIIGPSRDALPPGFDLPLRDRVHAVTFSLNGKLTRTRRSKNMLFGLINRPDFDAQLVKTAQDAGAELRTGATVSRVEQHGSAVPDRRTVAVVLGDGEVVLARAVVGADGSASRIGAHVGVKMDQVDLGLEAEIPVPPTVAEDWAGRVLVDWGPIPGSYGWVFPKGDTLTVGVISARGEGAATKRYLDDFIGRLGLAGFEPSISSGHLTRCRAEDSPLSRGRVLVCGDAAGLLEPWTREGISFALRSGRLAGEWAARVAEAHDAVDARRQALNYAFAIKAGLGVEMGVGRRMLTLFSRRPGLIHAALTGFRPAWQAFAKIVRGTTTLAEIVRTHPVARRAMGALDK; from the coding sequence GTGAGCAGCGACAGCGCAGCCGAGGGGAACCAGCAGGTGTGGGACGTCGTGGTGGTGGGCGCGGGGCCCGCCGGAGCCTCGGCAGCCTACGCAGCGGCGTGTACGGGACGCCGGGTGCTGCTCCTGGAGAAGGCCGAACTCCCCCGTTACAAGACCTGCGGCGGCGGCATCATCGGACCGTCCCGCGACGCGCTGCCGCCCGGTTTCGACCTGCCGCTGCGCGACCGGGTGCACGCGGTGACGTTCTCCCTCAACGGAAAGCTGACCCGCACCCGCCGCTCGAAGAACATGCTGTTCGGGCTCATCAACCGTCCCGACTTCGACGCCCAGCTCGTCAAGACCGCCCAGGACGCCGGCGCCGAGCTGCGCACCGGCGCCACCGTCTCCCGCGTCGAACAGCACGGCTCGGCGGTGCCGGACCGGCGGACCGTCGCCGTGGTGCTGGGGGACGGCGAGGTGGTGCTGGCCCGCGCGGTGGTCGGCGCGGACGGCAGCGCCAGCCGGATAGGCGCCCACGTCGGCGTGAAGATGGACCAGGTGGACCTGGGCCTGGAGGCCGAGATCCCGGTACCGCCGACGGTCGCCGAGGACTGGGCCGGGCGGGTGCTCGTCGACTGGGGCCCGATCCCCGGCAGCTACGGCTGGGTCTTCCCCAAGGGCGACACCCTCACCGTCGGCGTGATCTCGGCCCGCGGCGAGGGCGCCGCGACCAAGCGCTACCTGGACGACTTCATCGGCCGGCTCGGCCTCGCGGGCTTCGAGCCGAGCATCTCCTCCGGCCATCTGACCCGCTGCCGCGCCGAGGACTCGCCGCTCTCCCGAGGCCGCGTCCTGGTGTGCGGCGACGCCGCCGGGCTGCTGGAGCCGTGGACCCGCGAGGGCATCTCCTTCGCGCTGCGCTCCGGGCGGCTCGCGGGGGAGTGGGCCGCGCGGGTCGCGGAGGCGCACGACGCGGTGGACGCCCGCCGCCAGGCCCTGAACTACGCCTTCGCGATCAAGGCCGGGCTCGGCGTGGAGATGGGCGTCGGCCGCCGGATGCTCACCCTCTTCTCCCGCCGCCCCGGCCTGATCCACGCGGCCCTGACCGGCTTCCGCCCGGCCTGGCAGGCTTTCGCGAAGATCGTCCGGGGGACGACCACGCTGGCCGAGATCGTCCGTACGCATCCGGTCGCGCGGCGGGCGATGGGGGCGTTGGACAAGTAG